The Amycolatopsis sp. QT-25 genomic sequence CGCCTGGGTCGACGACGATCCGGAACCGCATCCGGACGAGGTCGGCGACTGGCGCTGGGTGAGCTGGAATGACTACGCACTGTTGCTGAATGACGATGTGGCTGACGTGAGTTACTGGGCGAAAGATCAGTTCACGCAGCTCAAGGACGCCGAGCCGTTTTCGGCCTTACAAAACGGCACTTCGGTGCGTGACAATGGTGCGCGACCGTCGTCCTCTTGAGCGATATTCGCTTTGCACCGTACTCACACCTCAAGAGATCCCTCCTATACGACGAAAACCAATTCGTGGCGGAGGTGAGCGTGGCAGCCGACGACGAGGCCGCGTTCCCATCGGGCGCGCCGACCACCGATCTGCTCAGCATCCACGAGTCGATCGCCGGGGTGCTCGCCACCCAGGGCGACTGGCGCCGTGCCTACCATCACCTCAAATCCGCCTTCGACCTCGCCCGGGCCGGCAGCCTGCGGGACACGCTGACGTCCAGTTACAACCGCCGCTACCTCGACCAGTGGCTGCACGGCCCGGCGGCCGACCATCGCGGACCGCCCGGCATCGCGATCGCGCTGGTCGACCTCGACCTGTTCAAGGGCGTCAACGACACTTTCGGGCATCTGGTCGGTGACCGGGTGCTGCGCGAAGTGGCCGACCTGCTGCAGCAGGGGTTGCCGCCCGAGGCGTTCTGCGCCCGCTACGGCGGCGAGGAGTTCGCGCTCGTCATCCCGGACGTCGACGCCGCTCGCGCCGTACGCATCGCGGACACCGCCCGGATCCGGGTCGCCCGCCATCCCTGGCGCCGGATCCGGCCCGGTCTGTCGGTGACGATCAGCGTGGGACTCTCGCACGAGAGCCGGGCGGAACCGAATCTCGCGGTGGAACCGGAACGACAGTTGCGCAGTGCCGACGCTTTGTTGTATACGGCGAAACGGGCAGGACGGAACAAAGTCGCCTATCACGACGAGGAATCTTCGCGGACGATTCCGCATCCGATCAACGCCGCGGACTCGGCCGGTGGCTAGGCCACTCACTCGGCCAACCCTCGCACTCTGCGTAGCGGTTTCGTCCCTTTTGACGCGGCTTTGACCGCGACCGCTCACCCGATGGCATGGACCGTTCGGCGCTTCTCGGTACCTTGGGTGAAGAAAATTCCGGGATGGTTGTCGTCACGAACCCGAGGTGTCCGTACGATAACGAAAGAGCTTCACCCGATTCGTGAAAGGAGACCGAGTGCCCGACGAGCACCACAACCCGGGGACCGGTCGCCACAGCCAAACGGAAGAAAGTGCCGGCGAGCGCGGTCGCAGGGCTCGACGCCGCTCGATGGACACCCACGGCGGGATCAGCGTCTCCGACGTCGTCGCACGTCACACCGGTGAGCGCCCCATCTTCGACCCCGCCGCCGAGGCGCCCGCTCCGCGTCGTCTCCGGCAGAGCGAGCCGCCTTCCGAGCCGCCGAGACCCGGTGCGCGTGCCGCCGGGGTGGAGCCGCCCGCGCCGCGTCGGCCTCGTCCGGCCGCTCCCGCCGAAAGCCCGGCGCCCGCACCTCGCGCGGCCACTCCCGCCGTGCCGCCGACACCGACACCGCCGCCCGCCGAGAACCCGCGCCCGCCGCGCGCACGCCAGCCGCGCCGCACCTCACAGGCCGCGCCCAGCCCCGAAGCGCCGACGCAGCGCCGTCCGCCGGTGGTGAACCCGGGCGCGCAGCAGCAGCCCGCGGTCCCGGCACCCCCGCGCCGTCCCCGTCGCCCGCCGCAGCGGCCGGTGCAGCGGCCCCCGGTCGCCCCGGTCCCGCAGCCGCCGTCCCTGTCGCCCGGCGTCCCGCCGCGGTCCGAGATGGACCGGCTCACGATGACCGACGAGCTCGAAGCGATCGACGACGCGACGATCACCAAGCGCAAGATCGACCATACGCTCGCCCGGTTCTCCGCCGCGCACGACGAACTCGAGGCCGAAGAAGCCAAGAAGCGCGAGCGCCGCGAGCGGCTCGCCTCCCGTCCCGCCGCGCTGCTGGAGCAGACCCGCACGGCACTGCAGCGCGTGGTCACCACCACGGATTCCGAGCCTGCCGAGGCCGCCGGGGAGTCGTCGCCGCAGACCCGGCTGCAGGAGAAGAAGGAACGCAAGACCCAGCAGACGGCCAAGGCGGGACGGATCACGGCCGCCGTCGCCGCCGCGCTCGTGTTCCTCTCCATCGGTTCGGCTTGGGGTGCCCAGACCTGGTTCGACGCGAAGTTCAACAACGTCGCCTCGCTCGACGAAGACTCGGCCGACATCCAGGACGCCGCCGGCCAGACCGGTGACGAGAACTTCCTGATGGTCGGCTCCGACACCCGTGACGGCGCGGCCGCCGAAGACGGGGTCGGCGACGCGGACGGCACCCCGGGCGCCCGTTCGGACACGGTGATGATCGCGCACGTCCCCGCCGACCGGCAGCGCGTCGTCATGGTCTCGTTCCCGCGCGACCTCGAAATCAACCGCCCCGAATGCAAGCGCTGGGACCCGGCGACGTCGTCGTACAAGGACGAGACCTCGCCGGCGCAGAAGATCGCGAAGCTGAACACGGCCTACGCGGTCGGCGGCCCGCAGTGCGTCACGAAGGTCATCCAGCAGATCACCGGCATGAAGATCAACCACTTCGTCGGGATCGACTTCAACGGCTTCAAATCCATGGTCGACGCCGTGCAGGGCGTCACCGTGTACAACGACAAGCCGATCGACGACACCACGCTCGGCATGATCATTCCGCAGGCCGGCGAGGTCCGGATCTCCGGCGACCAGGCGCTCAACTACGTCCGGGCACGGCACGTCAAGGGCGACCGGACCTCGGACTACGGCCGGATCAAACGCCAGCAGGCCTTCCTCGGCGCGCTGCTGAAGACCGTGATGTCGAAGGACGTCATCCTGGACACCGGCAAGCTCAGCGGCTTCATCGACGCGTTCGCCAAAGCCACCTTCGGCGAGAACCTCGGCATCAAGCAGATGATGACGCTGGCGAAGTCGATGCGCGGCATGGGCTCGGACAAGGTCAAGTTCCTCACCGTGCCCACCACCGAAGAAGCGAACAAACGCGGCAACGAGGTGTTGGTGCAGAGCAGGGCGAAGGCCGTCTTCGACGCGCTGATCAACAACACCCCGCTGGAAGAGAAGGCGCCGACGCCTCCCGCGAGCGACACGGCGGCCCCTCCGACCAGCTCCGCCAAGTCCGGCGGCGCCAAGAAGAGCACCAGCTCGGGTTGAGGATCATTCGTTAGTCCGGGTTCACGCCGGGTTCACTCTGGGATGCGGCTTTTGCTGCCTGTTCCCCGTAGGGTTGGGCCATGCGTGAGGCTTACCATGTCGAACTCGAACAGCTCGCCGAGAACCTAGCGAGCATGTCCCTCCAGGTCGCCGACGCGATGGAGCGGGCGACCCGGGCGTTGCTCGAGGTCGATCTCGGACTCGCCGAGCAGGTGATCAGCGACGACGCGAAGGTCGACGACGCGCGCGCCGAATGCGAGGAGCAGGCGTACGCGCTGCTGGCGCTGCAGGCACCCGTCGCGACCGACCTGCGGACCGTCCTCGCCGCGATCCACGCGGCGGAGAGCCTGGAACGAATGGGCGATCTGGCGCTGCACGTGGCCAAGGCCGCGCGCCGCCGTCACCCGGACCCGGTCCTGCCCGAAGAGGTGAAGGCCGACTTCGCCAAGATGGGCGAGGTCGGGGTGAGCCTGGCCCGCCAGGTCGAGCAGGTCATCAAGTCCAAGGACGTCGAGGCCGCCCGCACGATCGAGTCGGACGACGACGAGGTCGACGAGATCCACAAGCACCTGTTCACCGTCATCATGGACCGGAACTGGGACCACGGCGTCGCCGCGGCCGTGGACGTCACCCTGCTGGGCCGCTTCTACGAGCGCTTCGCCGACCACGCCGTCTCGGTGGCGCGCCGGATGATCTTCGTGGTGACCGGCAAGATGCCCGGGTACGGACCGGACGAGCTGTAGGGACTACCCATAGAGGACGTGAGGAAGGGGCCCTTCACCGCATGTGGCGCGGTGAAGGGCCCCTTCCTCATGTCAGCTCCCCCCTGCTCACGACCGCCCTGCGCGCATGTTGCCTCGGAAGCACGGGCCGACCTCGCGTGGGTCGTGAGTGGCAAAGAGGGTTGTTGAGAAGCAAGTCGAACCTGTCGTGTCGCGGGCTTGTGGTCGCTCTGTGCAGGCGGTTCGCGGGTCGCGAAGGCCTCCTTGCCACTCTCAAGGTAGGGAAGGAGACTTTAGCTTCCTTCAGATGTGATTCCTGGTGACAGGGGGACGGCTGTGACGCCAGCCCCGGATCTCCAAGTCCGTGAAGGCCTCCTTGAAGGACCCTAGGTCCCTCAAGGAGGCCTTCACGGACTTGTCCCCACCCGGCGGCCGCCCTTCGCTCCAAACCCCAAGCGCGCAAAGGCCCCTTCCCGCGGCTGAGCCGAGGAAAGGGGGCCGATGCCGAGGGAGACTCAGCCGAAGCGGCCCGAGATGTAGTCCTCGGTCGCCTTCTCGTCCGGGTTCGAGAAGATCTTCTCGGTGTCGTTCAGCTCCACCAGGCGCCCCGGCTGGCCGACGCCCGCCAGGTTGAAGAACGCGGTCTGGTCCGAGACCCGCGCCGCCTGCTGCATGTTGTGGGTCACGATGACGATCGTGTACTCCTTCTTGAGCTCACCGATCAGGTCCTCGATGGCCAGCGTCGAGATCGGGTCGAGCGCGGAGCACGGTTCGTCCATCAGCAGCACGTCGGGCCGCACGGCGATCGCCCGCGCGATGCAGAGCCGCTGCTGCTGACCGCCGGAGAGGCCGCCGCCCGGCTTGTTCAGCCGGTCCTTGACCTCGTTCCACAGGTTCGCGCCGCGCAGCGCGCGCTCGGCGACCTCGTCGAGTTCCTTCTTGCCCTTGGCACCGCCGAGGCGGAGGCCCGCCACGACGTTGTCGCGGATCGACATCGTCGGGAACGGGTTGGGCCGCTGGAACACCATGCCGATGGTGCGGCGGACCTGCACCGGGTCGACGCCGGCGCCGTAGATGTCCTCGCCGTCGAGCAGCACCTCGCCCTCGACGCGGGCGCCGGGGATGACTTCGTGCATACGGTTCAGCGTGCGCAGCACCGTCGACTTGCCGCAGCCCGAAGGGCCGATGAACGCGGTGACGTTCCGCGGCGGCACCGAGAGGGTGACGCCGTCCACGGCGTGGAATTTGCCGTAGTAGATGTCCACGTCTTTGACGTCGATTCGTTTGGCCATCTCAAACAGCTCACTTCTTCTTCGGGGCGACAAGACGGGCAAAGAGCATGGCGAGGAGGTTCACGATCGCGATGATCAGCACGAGGGTGAGCGCGGCACCCCAGATCCTGTCGAACGCGACGGTGCCTTCGTCGAACGGGTTGCTGACCCGTTCGTTGTTCATCAGAAGCGGCAGAGCGGCCTGCTCGCCCCCGAAGATGTCCCAGTTCACGTAGGCCGAGTAGCCCACGAGGACCAGCAGCGGCGCGGTCTCGCCCATGACCCGGGCGAGCGCCATCATGATGCCGCCGATGATGCCGGACAGCGCGGTCGGCAGGACGATCTTCATGATCGTCTTCCACTTCGGCACGCCGAGCGCGTAGGAGGCTTCACGCAGGTCGTCGGGGACGATCCGCAGCATCTCCTCCGAGGAGCGCACGACCACCGGGATCATCAGCAGCACCAGGGCAAGCGACACGGCGAAACCGCTGCGCGGGAGACCGAACGTGGTGATCCACAGCGCGTAGATGAACAGCGCCGCCACGATCGAGGGGACACCGGAGAGGATGTCCACCATGAACGTCGTGACCTTCGCGAGCCTGCCGCGGCCGTACTCGACCAGGTAGATCGCGACCAGCATGCCGATCGGGACCGCGATGATCGCGCAGACCACACCCTGCAGCACCGAACCGATGACGGCGTGGGCCACGCCGCCGCCGACCTCGTCCGACAACACCGAGCCGAAGTCCTCGGTCCACCAGTTGCTGTAGGGGATCCGCTTGACGCCGTTGACGACCACCGTGGCGAGCAGCCACACCAGCGGCACGACGGCGATGAGGAACGACAGCCAGATCAGGACCGTGGCGAGGCCGTTCTTGGTCTTCCTCGCGAGGCTGACCTGCTGGAAGGCGGGGGTGGTGGCGGGGGTCTTCTCGAGCGTGGTGGACATGCTCAGTCCCCCTTCTTGGCGATGATGGATCGCGCGGCGAAGTTGACGACGAACGTCAGCAGGAACAGCACGAGACCGGCCGCGATGTAGGCACCCGCCGAGATCTCGTTGTTGAGTTCCGCGTAGTCCGCCGCGATCTTCGAGGCGAACGTGGCGCCGCCGTCGAAGAGGCTCCAGGTGAACTCGCGGCCCACCGCGCCGGTCAGGATGATCGCGAGCGCGATCGTCTCGCCGAGCGCGCGGCCGAGGCCGAGCATGGAGGCGCCGATGTACCCCGCCTTGCCGAACGGCAGCACCGTGGTGCGGATGACCTCCCAGCGGGTGGCGCCCAGCGCCAGCGCGCCTTCGATGTGCGGGGTCGGCGTCCGCTCGAACACCTCACGCGACAGCGAGGTGATGATCGGCAGGATCATCACGGCGAGCACGATGCCCGCGGTGAAGATCGTGCCGCGCATGTCCGGCGAGACGTTGCCCGCCGCGAAGATCGGGATCCACGAGAAGGTGTCGTTGACCCACTGGGAGAAGGGCTCGATCGTCGGCGCGAAGACCATCAGGCCCCACAGGCCGTAGATGATCGAGGGGACCGCGGCGAGCAGGTCGATCACGTAGGCGAACGGCCGCGCCAGCCGCTTCGGCGCGTATTGGGTCAGGAAGAGGGCGATGCCGAGCGAGATCGGCATCGCGATGACCAGCGCCAGCAGCGACGAATAGACCGTGACCAGCAGCAGGCCCATGATGCCGAACCGCAGGTCGCCCGGATCGGTCTGCCAGACCTGGCTGGTCAGGAAGCTCGCGTTGTCGGCCTGGAGCGCCGGAATGGCCTGCACCAGCAGGAACAGCCCGATCAGGCCGATCAGTGCGACGACGAAGACGCCGGCACCGGTGGTCAGGAACTGGAAGATGCGGTCACCGGGTCGCACCGTCCTGGAATTGGGGCTCGCGAGCGGCACCGAGGACTTCTCGGGCGGTGACGCGGCAGGTTGCTCCGAAATCGGGTCCTCCGTGAAGGTCTCGCGGACGCCAGAACGCCCACCGGGGTCGCCGGTGGGCGTTCTGGGCGAAGAGGAATCGCTCATCGACTACTTCTGTCCAGCCTGTCTTTGCTGATCAACCTGAAGGTTGGCGAACAGGGTCAGGCGATGGCCTTGACAGCGGTCAGGACCTTGTCCTGCAGGCTCTGCGGGATCGGCACGTAACCCTTGTCCGCGAGCGGCTTCTGGCCGTCCGTCGCGGCGACGGTCAGGAAGGCCTTGACGGCCTTGGCGACCTCGGCGTCGGCGTACTTCGAGCAGACGATCTCGTAGGTGGCGAGGATGACCGGGTACGCGCCGGCGACGTTGCTGCCGTAGATCGCGTCGAGGTCGAGGGCGAGGTCGTTGGTGCCCTCCTTCTTGAACTTCGCCGCGTCGAGGGACTTGGCGACGTTCGCCGCGCTGAGCTCGACACCGCCGGAGCCGCTGTCGATCAGGGCGGCGTTGAGGCCGTCCTTCGCGAAGGCGGACTCGACGTAGGTGATGGCACCGTCGGTGGCCTTGACCGCGCTGGCCACACCGTTGGACTTCTCGGCACCGTTACCGACGCCACCGTTGAACTTCTTGCCGTCGCCCTGGGTCCAGGCGCCCTTCGAGGCGACCTTCAGGTACTTCTGGAAGTTGTCGGTGGTGCCCGACTCGTCGGTGCGGGAGATGACCTGGATCGGCTTGTCCGGCAGGTTGACGCTCTCGTTGCCCTTGACCGCCTTGATGGCCGGGTCGTTCCACTTGGTGATGCCGCCGTTGAAGATCTTGGCGGTGACCTCCGGGGTAAGGGTCAGCTTGTCGACCCCGGAAACCTTGTAGGCGACCGCGACCGGGCCGATGACGAGCGGGAGGTTCCAGGCGTCGGAGGCGCACCGGGCCTTGGCCTTGTCGGCTTCCTCACCGGACTTGAGCGGCGAGTCGGATCCGGCGAAGTCGACCTGGTTGCCGTTGAACTGCTTGACGCCGGCGCCCGAACCGCTGGGGTTGTAGTTCACCTTCTGGCCGGAGCACTTGGCGGCGTAGGCCTGCACGAAGATGTCGATCGCGGTCTTCTGCGCGGACGAGCCCTCGGCCGAAAGCGGGTTCTTGCCGCCGCATTCGACGTCGGCCGTGCCGCTGGGAGCGGCGGCGGCACCGGTGTTACCGGGCTTGGTCGTCGCCGGGTCGGATCCACAGGCGCCGAGCACGAGGGCGGCGGTGGCCACGATGCCGATCGCGCCCGCGGGCCGCATGATCTTCACTGCATTTCCTCCACTGGGAGACTTTCGCCGGATCGGTGGAACGGGAGCGTTCCTTCCGGACCCGGACATTAAGCACCGACAGTGGACAGGCGGCCGTCACAGGGTGAACGGCAAGTGAACAAGGCGGCCGATGTGAGCAGCGCGACTACTCCGAAAGGGGTCCGTGTCCCGGCCGTGACCTGCGCGTCTGCTCTCCGTGACCGGTCAAGTGCCGCACGTGGGAAGGCGGTTACCGAGCGTATTGAACGTCGACCTCGTATCGAGTGAAGCCCAGCTTCGAATAAACGGCGAGCGCGGGGGCGTTGTCGCCTTCGACGTACAAGATCACTTGGCCCAGTCCGCGATCGCGGAGATACCGCAGTCCGGCGAGCGTGAGTGCCTTGCCGAGGCCGCCGCCTTGCGCGTCCGGATCGATGCCCACGACGTAGACCTCGCCGGCGGGCTCGCCGCCGAACCGGCCGGGAACGGCTTCGTGCACCTTCGTCCAGTGGAAGCCGACGACCTCACCGTTCTCCTCGGCGAGGAAGAAGCCTTCGGGGTCGAACCAGGCCTCGGTCTCGGTCGCGCGGACCTCGTCGGCGGTCAGGGCGCCCTGCTCGGGATGCCAGTCGAAGGCACGCGCGTTGACGCGGACCATCGCTTCCTCGTCCTGGCCGGGAACGAAGGTGCGCAGGGTGACGCCTTCGCGCGTCACGGGTTCCGGCCAGTCCGCGGCTTCGGCGTCGGCGTGCAGGATCAGCAGTTCCCGAGCGCGTTCGAAGCCTTCGGTCCCGGCGAGGTGGACGGCGGCGGGGTGATCGCCGTGCGCCCAGACCCGCAGCGGCTTCCCCGCGACGTGTTCGACGAGCGCCTTGGTCAGCGCTCTGCCGTGCCCGGAACGGCGATGCGCGGGGTGGACGAACAGTTCGGCGACCTGGTTTCCGTGCGAGTCGCCTTCGGTGTCGAGGTGCGCGTACGCGACCAGTTCGCCGTCGAGATGTCCCAGAAGATGCTGTCCACCGGCGAAACCGGTGTCCAAGGGATCCCCGTCGGCCTCGCGCACGGCGAGCAGGAAGTCGCGGATCTCTTCCGGTTCCGGTTCACCGGTCCACAGCAGTTCGAGCATGAAACCGACCCTACCGGGGAACCCTCCGGCCGCCCGGGCGTCTTGTCAGGCAGGAGGAGAGGGGGCTCAGTGCGCGGACTCGTAGACGCTCGCGTCCGGGGCCACGGCCTGCTGCTTGGCCGCGGCGGCGGTGCCCTTGGCGGGCCGCTCGAACTTGTAACCGACGTTGCGCACGGTCCCGATCATCTGCTCGTGCTCCGGCCCCAGCTTCGCGCGCAGGCGCCGGACGTGGACGTCGACCGTGCGCGTGCCGCCGAAGAAGTCGTAACCCCAGACCTCCTGCAGCAACTGGGCGCGGGTGAACACCCGGCCGGCGTGCTGCGCGAGGTACTTGAGGAGTTCGAACTCCTTGTAGGTGAGTTCGAGAGTGCGCTTACGCAGCTTCGCGGTGTACGTCGCCTCGTCGATGACCAGTTCGCCGACCCGGAGTTCGGCGTCGACCTGCGCGGCCGCGCCCTCGCGGGTGGTGACCAGCCGCAGGCGGGCGTCGACTTCGGCGGGACCCGCGGTCGGAAGGAGGATGTCGTCGGTGCGCCATTCCGCGCTGACCGCGACCAGCCCGCCTTCGCCGACGACGGCGATGACCGGCGTGGAGGTCTCCTCCTCACCGGCGCCCTTGAGCAGACGGCAGAGACTCTTCGCGGAGGCGAGATCGCTGCGGGCGTCGAGGACGATGACGTCGCGGTGGCCCGCGTCGAGCAGCGCGGTCACTTCCGGAGCACGGACGCGTACGGTGTGGGGCAGCAGATCCAGGGCGGGCAGCACCGTGGTGGCATCCGCTTCCGGGGTCAGTACCAGAAGGTCCAGGCTCATCGCCGCACCGCCTTCAGTCGTGGTCGCCTCGAACGTGGCCACCGCCGGTGCTTGGTGAGAATAGCGGGTGAACAGCCGAGGACCTACCCCGTGCTGGATCGAT encodes the following:
- the pstA gene encoding phosphate ABC transporter permease PstA translates to MSTTLEKTPATTPAFQQVSLARKTKNGLATVLIWLSFLIAVVPLVWLLATVVVNGVKRIPYSNWWTEDFGSVLSDEVGGGVAHAVIGSVLQGVVCAIIAVPIGMLVAIYLVEYGRGRLAKVTTFMVDILSGVPSIVAALFIYALWITTFGLPRSGFAVSLALVLLMIPVVVRSSEEMLRIVPDDLREASYALGVPKWKTIMKIVLPTALSGIIGGIMMALARVMGETAPLLVLVGYSAYVNWDIFGGEQAALPLLMNNERVSNPFDEGTVAFDRIWGAALTLVLIIAIVNLLAMLFARLVAPKKK
- a CDS encoding LCP family protein, with protein sequence MPDEHHNPGTGRHSQTEESAGERGRRARRRSMDTHGGISVSDVVARHTGERPIFDPAAEAPAPRRLRQSEPPSEPPRPGARAAGVEPPAPRRPRPAAPAESPAPAPRAATPAVPPTPTPPPAENPRPPRARQPRRTSQAAPSPEAPTQRRPPVVNPGAQQQPAVPAPPRRPRRPPQRPVQRPPVAPVPQPPSLSPGVPPRSEMDRLTMTDELEAIDDATITKRKIDHTLARFSAAHDELEAEEAKKRERRERLASRPAALLEQTRTALQRVVTTTDSEPAEAAGESSPQTRLQEKKERKTQQTAKAGRITAAVAAALVFLSIGSAWGAQTWFDAKFNNVASLDEDSADIQDAAGQTGDENFLMVGSDTRDGAAAEDGVGDADGTPGARSDTVMIAHVPADRQRVVMVSFPRDLEINRPECKRWDPATSSYKDETSPAQKIAKLNTAYAVGGPQCVTKVIQQITGMKINHFVGIDFNGFKSMVDAVQGVTVYNDKPIDDTTLGMIIPQAGEVRISGDQALNYVRARHVKGDRTSDYGRIKRQQAFLGALLKTVMSKDVILDTGKLSGFIDAFAKATFGENLGIKQMMTLAKSMRGMGSDKVKFLTVPTTEEANKRGNEVLVQSRAKAVFDALINNTPLEEKAPTPPASDTAAPPTSSAKSGGAKKSTSSG
- the pstC gene encoding phosphate ABC transporter permease subunit PstC; this encodes MRPGDRIFQFLTTGAGVFVVALIGLIGLFLLVQAIPALQADNASFLTSQVWQTDPGDLRFGIMGLLLVTVYSSLLALVIAMPISLGIALFLTQYAPKRLARPFAYVIDLLAAVPSIIYGLWGLMVFAPTIEPFSQWVNDTFSWIPIFAAGNVSPDMRGTIFTAGIVLAVMILPIITSLSREVFERTPTPHIEGALALGATRWEVIRTTVLPFGKAGYIGASMLGLGRALGETIALAIILTGAVGREFTWSLFDGGATFASKIAADYAELNNEISAGAYIAAGLVLFLLTFVVNFAARSIIAKKGD
- the pstB gene encoding phosphate ABC transporter ATP-binding protein PstB, producing MAKRIDVKDVDIYYGKFHAVDGVTLSVPPRNVTAFIGPSGCGKSTVLRTLNRMHEVIPGARVEGEVLLDGEDIYGAGVDPVQVRRTIGMVFQRPNPFPTMSIRDNVVAGLRLGGAKGKKELDEVAERALRGANLWNEVKDRLNKPGGGLSGGQQQRLCIARAIAVRPDVLLMDEPCSALDPISTLAIEDLIGELKKEYTIVIVTHNMQQAARVSDQTAFFNLAGVGQPGRLVELNDTEKIFSNPDEKATEDYISGRFG
- a CDS encoding response regulator transcription factor; protein product: MSLDLLVLTPEADATTVLPALDLLPHTVRVRAPEVTALLDAGHRDVIVLDARSDLASAKSLCRLLKGAGEEETSTPVIAVVGEGGLVAVSAEWRTDDILLPTAGPAEVDARLRLVTTREGAAAQVDAELRVGELVIDEATYTAKLRKRTLELTYKEFELLKYLAQHAGRVFTRAQLLQEVWGYDFFGGTRTVDVHVRRLRAKLGPEHEQMIGTVRNVGYKFERPAKGTAAAAKQQAVAPDASVYESAH
- a CDS encoding GGDEF domain-containing protein, whose amino-acid sequence is MAEVSVAADDEAAFPSGAPTTDLLSIHESIAGVLATQGDWRRAYHHLKSAFDLARAGSLRDTLTSSYNRRYLDQWLHGPAADHRGPPGIAIALVDLDLFKGVNDTFGHLVGDRVLREVADLLQQGLPPEAFCARYGGEEFALVIPDVDAARAVRIADTARIRVARHPWRRIRPGLSVTISVGLSHESRAEPNLAVEPERQLRSADALLYTAKRAGRNKVAYHDEESSRTIPHPINAADSAGG
- the mshD gene encoding mycothiol synthase is translated as MLELLWTGEPEPEEIRDFLLAVREADGDPLDTGFAGGQHLLGHLDGELVAYAHLDTEGDSHGNQVAELFVHPAHRRSGHGRALTKALVEHVAGKPLRVWAHGDHPAAVHLAGTEGFERARELLILHADAEAADWPEPVTREGVTLRTFVPGQDEEAMVRVNARAFDWHPEQGALTADEVRATETEAWFDPEGFFLAEENGEVVGFHWTKVHEAVPGRFGGEPAGEVYVVGIDPDAQGGGLGKALTLAGLRYLRDRGLGQVILYVEGDNAPALAVYSKLGFTRYEVDVQYAR
- the phoU gene encoding phosphate signaling complex protein PhoU, with amino-acid sequence MREAYHVELEQLAENLASMSLQVADAMERATRALLEVDLGLAEQVISDDAKVDDARAECEEQAYALLALQAPVATDLRTVLAAIHAAESLERMGDLALHVAKAARRRHPDPVLPEEVKADFAKMGEVGVSLARQVEQVIKSKDVEAARTIESDDDEVDEIHKHLFTVIMDRNWDHGVAAAVDVTLLGRFYERFADHAVSVARRMIFVVTGKMPGYGPDEL
- the pstS gene encoding phosphate ABC transporter substrate-binding protein PstS, with protein sequence MKIMRPAGAIGIVATAALVLGACGSDPATTKPGNTGAAAAPSGTADVECGGKNPLSAEGSSAQKTAIDIFVQAYAAKCSGQKVNYNPSGSGAGVKQFNGNQVDFAGSDSPLKSGEEADKAKARCASDAWNLPLVIGPVAVAYKVSGVDKLTLTPEVTAKIFNGGITKWNDPAIKAVKGNESVNLPDKPIQVISRTDESGTTDNFQKYLKVASKGAWTQGDGKKFNGGVGNGAEKSNGVASAVKATDGAITYVESAFAKDGLNAALIDSGSGGVELSAANVAKSLDAAKFKKEGTNDLALDLDAIYGSNVAGAYPVILATYEIVCSKYADAEVAKAVKAFLTVAATDGQKPLADKGYVPIPQSLQDKVLTAVKAIA